One genomic region from Brevinema andersonii encodes:
- a CDS encoding glycosyltransferase, with product MKPLISIVCPVYHKEEIVRTHYEELSKIALEIADRYDVEFVYTDNCSVDKTLSILSEIAQCDSRVRIFKFSRNFGHQNSIFTAYCKVQGNMAINFDAEFKIYQAC from the coding sequence ATGAAACCTTTAATATCAATAGTTTGTCCGGTTTATCATAAAGAAGAAATTGTCAGGACTCATTATGAAGAATTAAGTAAAATTGCTTTGGAAATAGCAGATAGATATGATGTAGAATTTGTATATACAGATAACTGTAGTGTAGATAAAACCTTAAGTATTTTATCAGAAATAGCACAATGTGATTCACGAGTTCGAATTTTTAAGTTTTCCCGGAATTTTGGGCACCAAAATTCTATTTTCACTGCCTATTGTAAAGTACAGGGCAATATGGCGATTAATTTTGATGCAGAGTTCAAGATCTACCAAGCTTGTTGA